In Salvelinus namaycush isolate Seneca chromosome 12, SaNama_1.0, whole genome shotgun sequence, the DNA window TGGGTTAGAGGGTTAATGTCACCTGTAAATGCACACTGGACAGGTGTAATGAATATATGTAAAAATTACCATAACAAGCGTTCTAATCACCTGTAAATGCACACTGGACAGGTGTAATGAACACATGTAAAAATGACTTTTAACTCCTGAAAAAAGCTTGTGAAAAATGTTAATTACAAGTGTTCAGACGAATTCCATGTAAGACGATCTGAACATTTTGGCTTTCCGTagctccagagtgaatttacgaacgcaccttTTGGTAGACTATTTGTTGAGTGGGGTTCCGTCGCCATGGTGACCAATATATCAACAACCCGACGGTCGACATGGCATCTAAGAATAGTCCGTTTGAGACCAAGTTTTCCTTCAACCTCCTCCCAACCAAGACATTTTCCTTCCTTCAGGACAAAAGCACGCTACAACTCCTCATGAAATGGTGACGTTATAGATGTTATGGTTTTGTGTCATTTATTTGTCAATGtttatagctagttagctatagtTATAGTTAGCTATAGTTAACAACATCAtagctagctactgttactaaCGTTAGCCGACCAGCTATGTAGACAGACAAACTAGCTAGGTATATCAGTGTGTCAGAGTTCTCTAGTGAAACCAGctaatggatgtgtgtgtgtgtgtgtgtgtgtgtgtgtgtgtgtgtgtgtgtgtgtgtgtgtgtgtgtgtgtgtgtgtgtgtgtgtgtgtgtgtcaggtccaTGCTCGGGCGTATCTCAGCCCAGGCCTTCAGCTTTGACCAGACCTTCTACCCATACAACAGCCACGACTTTACACTGGTGAGttaacgtacacacacacgtttcTAGGCACTGCACTTTGTAAAGGACCAatagtaactgtgtgtgtgtgtgtgtgtgtgtgtgtgtgtgtgtgtgtgtgtgtgtgtgtgtgtgtgtgtcagagtttcTTCAGAGACCCCTGTGTGCTGACCAACCTCAGGAAGATGGAGGCTGGAGCCTGGGTTACTCTGGGTATGTCATGTCACCTCTGTCACCTCTACCCAGTTAGCAATCCGAAGGCCTGCGACCCTCCAGAGTGGTCACACGTTGCCTCATTCATGGGGTGATATGACACTTTGTCAAGCAGCAGCCTTGCTCCTGCCATTCACGTGCCGTTTTCCTCACGCAGCCCACCCGCCCTTCTCTCTACCCGCTACACTACAGCGGCCAGTCAGAGGCAAGAAGCTTTTTCAGCGTCAAGCCTACTCCCTGTCACCACTTATTCTGATCAATTTGTATTATTTAAGATACGTTGGATGCCATGTCCATTTGAAAAACAGTTGGGGATTTCCTATAAGTATTTATAAATACTGTAAAtgattgtgtgtgggtgtgcaaaATATCAGATAGCGAGGGCCAGTCCTGGTTCCCTGGATCAACACGTGACAAAAAATAAatagtcaaatcaaattaaatgttttattgacAGGCTTCTCACACAGTAAAATGGCAACAAAAGTGACATAGTAAAGGAATCAAAGTGACATtgtaaatataataaaataaaaagagtATACTAAATCAAGTACAGAAACATGCCGATCAAAGAAAATAAGTTAACTTAAATAGCCTATAggcatctatactgaacaaaaatataaactcaacatgcaacaatttcatgagttacagttcatataaggaaataggtcaattgaaatcaattaattaggccctaatctatggaaaATGGCTACCCACACTATTgctgatgctttgcctgtttgatggctcgtcaGAGGTTGTAGTGTAATTTCTTATAATCGCCCGGGTtaatgtcccgctccttgaaagcggcagctctaaccgATTggtcagtgcggatgttgcctgcaatccatggcttctggttggggtatgtacgtacgctCGTTGTGGAGACAATGTTGTCGATGAACTTATTAATGAAGCAGCCGGTGACTGATGTAAATATTATCGGATGAAttctggaacatattccagtctgtgctagcaaaacagtcctgtagcttagcatccgcttcgtATGACCACTTCCGGTACtacctgtttgagtttttgcttgtaagcaggaatcaggaggatagcgttatggtctgatttgccaaagggaaggcgagggagggccttgtatgcgtttctgtgtgtTGAGTAAAGGTGCTCTAAAGTTAATGGCAAAGAAGGGGGCCGAGTGATAAATTGCAGATATGTGAGGGCAGAACTAATACACGGGCTCTGACCTCTCGCTAAGGGATGGCCAGATGGTGAACTACAAAGCACAAAATGGCCACCCCTACAAGAACTACAGATCCCAAAATAGTCGACCGCCAAAAACGACAATACCCAGAAGCAAAGGGAGCGCTAGCAAGGTGGGACCGACCCACATATTACGGGTCAAGCCacaccaggaagagagagagagcaaggaacTGTGGACCTGTGAACCATTGAGAAAGAGGAAGTGATAATATATCTGCTGGATTTACCGTGTATGACCTGGATGTTTGGACTTACATGTTGGCGGTTTTGGACCCTGATCTACCGAGAACCCGATTTgtgtaccgaaccctgctatcctcGACCACGCCTGCGGCCTGGGGCGGTCCAGAAACAAACATtcaggtactgtcctgttcgaaagaGCTCTCTCTGGTGTGATTTTGTGTCGGCCTCCCGCTTAATTTgttgaggtaaaacagatttcagtGTTCTGCAATAAAATCACTGGCCACGAGAAATGCTGCATCTGaatgtgcattttcttgtttgcttatgtccCTATACAGCTCATactgctgtcttagtgccagcatcagtttttGGTGATAAATAAACCACTACGAAAAATATATCTCAACTCTCtaggtaaatagtatggtctgcagcttatcatgaggtattctaactcagtaCGTTATGTAAAAAAAAAGTTACGATCAGTGTAGAAAAACACGAAAtagaattggtcaggagcccgtaaGATGGCAGGTATCttccatcagtgtgtgtgtgtgtgtgtgtgtatgtgtgtgtgtgtgtgtgtgtgttccagagggTGAGGTGGTGTGTGTACAGGCAGAGGTAGTGCCGTGCAGTAAGGTCAGTATGGAGATGTTTGACCCTCTCTACTCCAGTGGAATCATCACACCCTCTGGACACATCACCAAATGTTTCCATGACACATACCCTGACTACGACCTACtgagacaggtaacacacacacaccttcacaaaCATACATTAATGCTATTTATGCAATTTAAAAATGTCTTTATGCTCCTATTATGCAATTTAAAAATGTCTTTATGCCCCTATTATGCAACTTAAAAATGTCTTTATGCTCCTATTATGCAACTTAAAAATGTCTTTATGCTCCTATTATGCAACTTAAAAATGTCTTTATGCTCCTATTATGCAACTTAAAAATGTCTTTATGCTCCTATTATGCAACTTAAAAATGTCTTTATGCTCCTATTATGCTATCATAATGTCttatgcattgtgtgtgtgtgtagatgctgCAGGAGGATGGCAGTGAGGAGtatggagtgatggagaggagagagttcctATTCCTTCTGTTTAAACACGTGACTCTGGGAGGAGAGCTGTGTCAGTATGAAGACACCATCAACCCCTACATAGACACCACTAGAACCATTTATAGGGACCTGGTCAGGTATACACACACCGTACACCATACCGTACACCACACCATACCGTACACCACACCGTACACCACACCATACTCACACACTGTACACCACACCATACTCACACACcatacaccacacatacaccacacaccgTACACCACACCATACTCACACACCGTACACCACACCATACTCACACACCGTACACCACACCATACTCACACACTGTACACCACACCATACTCACACACCGTACACCACACCATACTCACACACTGTACACCACACCGTACACCACACACCATACACCCCAAcatacaccacacatacaccatAAACACCACACACCATACACCCACACGTACACCACACCATACACTATACCGTACACCACACcgtacaccacaccacaccatacactATACCGTACACCACACCATACTCACACACTGTACACCACACCATACACCATACCGTACACCACACCATACACCATACCGTACACCATACCATACACCACACCATACTCACACACTGTACACCACACCGTACACCACACACCATACACCCCAAcatacaccacacatacaccataaacaccacacaccatacacatacaccatacaccacacatacaccatGCACCCCAACATACACCACACAAACACCATACACCCCAACATACACCACACATACTCCACACATACACCCCAACATACACCCCGacatacaccacacaccacacataccatACACCCACACGTACACCACACTGTACACCACCATACACCACACCGTACTCGCACACCGTACACCACACCGTACACCACACCATACTCACACACCGTACACCACTCCATACACCATGCCATACTCACACACCGTACACCACATCATACACCACACCGTACACCACGCCATACTCACACACCGTACACCATACCATACACCACACCATAAACACCACACACCATACACCCACACGTACACCACACCATACACTATACCGTACACCACACcgtacaccacaccacaccatacactATACCGTACACCACACCATACTCACACACTGTACACCACACCATACACCATACCGTACACCACACCATACACCATACCATACACCATACCATACACCACACCATACTCACACACTGTACACCACACCGTACACCACACACCATACACCCCAAcatacaccacacatacaccataaacaccacacaccatacacatacaccatacaccacacatacaccatGCACCCCAACATACACCACACAAACACCATACACCCCAACATACACCACACATACTCCACACATACACCCCAacatacaccacacaccacacataccatACACCCACACGTACACCACACTGTACACCACCATACACCACACCGTACTCGCACACCGTACACCACACCGTACACCACACCATACTCACACACCGTACACCACTCCATACACCATGCCATACTCACACACCATACACCACACTGTACACCACCATACACCACACCGTACTCGCACACCATACACCACACCGCACACCGTACACCACACCGTACACCACACCATACTCACACACCGTACACCACTCCATACACCACGCCATACTCACACACCGTACACCACATCATACACCACACCGTACACCACGCCATACTCACACACCGTACACCATACCATACACCCACAATGTACAACACAACGTACTCACACACCGTGAACCACACcatacaccacacatacaccatACACCCACACGTACACCCCACACCATACACCACACCAAACACCACACCGTACTCACACACCGTACACCATTCCATACACGCACACCATACACCCACAGCGTACAACACAACGTACTTACACACCGTGaaccacaccacacatacaccacacatacaccgtACACCACATCATACTCACACactgtacaccacacatacaccatacaccacacatacaccacacataTACCGTACACCACACCATACTCACACACCATACACCACACATACCCcatacaccacacatacaccgtACACCACACCATACTCACACAccgtacaccacacatacaccatacaccacacatacaccatacaccacacatacaccgtACACCACACCATACTCACACACTgtacaccacacaccacaccatactcGCACACCATACACCACATCATACTCACACACCGTACACCACACCATACACTACACATACACCATGCACCATACACCACACCGTACATCACATCATACACCACACCGTACACCACACCATACATCACATCATACACCACACCGTACACCACACcatacaccacacatacaccatGCACCATACACCA includes these proteins:
- the cfap300 gene encoding cilia- and flagella-associated protein 300, which codes for MASKNSPFETKFSFNLLPTKTFSFLQDKSTLQLLMKWSMLGRISAQAFSFDQTFYPYNSHDFTLSFFRDPCVLTNLRKMEAGAWVTLEGEVVCVQAEVVPCSKVSMEMFDPLYSSGIITPSGHITKCFHDTYPDYDLLRQMLQEDGSEEYGVMERREFLFLLFKHVTLGGELCQYEDTINPYIDTTRTIYRDLVSVQKNPESKEISVVSTVIKVFALDASGVCYPAREKEEQSFSYLIVDPFRRHVYVFYHCYGVGAFTL